The Pseudomonas solani genome segment GATCCGCACCCTGGAGCTGTCGCCGGACCTGCCGCTGGACGGCTTCAAGGGCCGCAAGCTGAGCTACCGCCCCTGGGACGGCCAGTTGCGCCAGCCCATCGAGCTGATCCAGCCACGCGCGCTGATCAGCACCTCGCCCCAGGAAGGTTTTCTCCACCCCTTCAGCGAACTCGACACCCTCGGCCACGACGCGCCGGAGAGCCGCTGCCGCCTGGCCGAAGCCGCCCTGCAGGCCACGCCATGAACGCCCAGAACAAGGACCCCGCCATGCCCCGCCTCCCCCTCACCCTGCTCGGCGCCGCGCTGCTGCTGGCCAGCGGCGCCACCTTCGCCGCCACCGCCTACGTCTCCAACGAGAAGGACAACGCCGTCAGCGTGATCGACATGGACAGCCTGACGGTCACCGCCAGCCTGCCGGTGGGCAAGCGCCCGCGCGGCCTGGCGCTGTCCAGCGACAACCGGCTGCTGTACATCTGCGCCAGCGATTCGGACACCGTGCAGGTGATGGACCTGGCCACGCGGCAGATCATCAAGGAGCTGCCCTCCGGCGCCGACCCCGAGCAGTTCGCCCTGCACCCCAACGACCGCTGGCTGTACATCTCCAACGAGGACGATGCGCTGGTCACGGTGGTCGACACCCAGAGCAGCCAGGTGCTGGCGCAGATCGACGTCGGCGTGGAGCCCGAGGGCATGGCGGTGAGCCCGGATGGCAAGTGGGCGATCAACACCAGCGAGACCACCAACATGCTGCACTGGATCGACACCTCGACCCAGACGCTGGTGGACAACACCCTGGTGGACCAGCGCCCGCGCCATGTGGAGTTCGACCACGACGGCAAGCGCCTGTGGGCTTCGGCTGAGATCGGCGGCACCGTCACCGTGGTCGACGTGGCCACGCGCAGCATCCAGAAGACCCTGCGCTTCCAGATCAAGGGCGTGCACCCGGACAAGGTGCAGCCGGTGGGGGTCAAGCTGACCCGCGACGGCCGCTACGCCTTCGTGGCCCTGGGCCCGGCCAACCATGTGGCGGTGGTGGATGCGAAAACCCTGGAGGTGCTCGACTACCTGCTGGTGGGCCGGCGCGTCTGGCACCTGGCCTTCAGCCCCGACGAGAAGACCCTGCTGGCCACCAACGGCATCAGCGGCGACGTCTCGGTGATCGACGTCGACAGCCTCAAAGTGACCCGGTCGATCAAGGTCGGCCGCTACCCCTGGGGCGTGGTGGTGGCGCCATGAACGCACTGGAGGTGGAGGGCGTTGGCTTCGACTACGGCCCGCGCCGCGCACTGGATGAGGTGAGTTTCGCCCTGGAGCCGGGCCGCTTCACTGCGCTGCTGGGCCCCAACGGTGCCGGCAAGTCCACCCTGGTGGCGCTGCTCAGCCGCCTCTACGACCTGCAGCGCGGCGATATCCGCGTCGCCGGCCATTCCCTGCGCCGGCAGCCGCGCCTGGCCCTGCGCCAGCTCGGCGTGGTGTTCCAGCAGAGCACCCTGGACCTCGACCTCTCGGTGGAGCAGAACCTGCGCTACCACGCCGCCCTGCACGGCATGCCGCGCCAGCTGGCGGCCGCGCGCATCGACCAGGAGCTGGCGCGCCAGGGCCTGGGCGAACGCCGCCGCGACAGCGTGCGCGCGCTCAATGGCGGCCACCGCCGGCGCGTGGAAATCGCCCGTGCCCTGCTCCACCGCCCACGCCTGCTGCTGCTCGACGAGGCCAGCGTCGGCCTCGACCCGGCCAGCCGCCAGGCCCTCAACCACCATGTGCGCCAACTGTGCGACGACGAAGGCCTGAGCGTGCTGTGGACCACTCACCTGCTGGACGAAGTACGCGGCGAGGACGCCCTGCTGGTGCTCGACCAGGGCCGCCTGGTGGCCTCCGGCACCGCCGGCGAGCTGAGTGCGGCGCATGGCGGCGGCCTGGCCGGTGCCTTCGGCGAGCTCACCCGGCCGAGGGCGCGGGCATGAACGCCGGTGCTTATTGGCAATGCCTGCGCGGTATCGTCGGGCGCGAGTGGTTGCGCTTCGTGCTGCAGCGCTCGCGTTTTCTCAGCGCCCTGGTGCGGCCGCTGCTGTGGCTGCTGGTGTTCGCCGCCGGCTTCCGCGCGGCGCTGGGCATCGCCATCATCGACCCCTACGCCACCTACATCACCTACGAGACCTACATCGTCCCGGGGCTGGCCTGCATGATCCTGCTGTTCAACGGCATGCAGGGCTCGCTGTCGATGGTCTACGACCGCGAGATGGGCAGCATGCGCGTGCTGCTCACCAGCCCGCTGCCGCGCCCCTTCCTGCTCGGTGCCAAGCTGCTGGCCACGGCGCTGGTGTCGCTGCTGCAGGTGTATGCCTTCCTCGCCATCGCCTGGCTCTATGGCGTGCAGCCACCGGCCTGGGGCCTGCTCGCCGCCCTGCCCGCGCTGCTGCTGGCGGCGCTGCTGCTCAGTGCCCTGGGGCTGCTGCTGTCGAACTTCATCCGCCAGTTGGAGAACTTCGCCGGGGTGATGAATTTCGTGATCTTCCCGCTGTTCTTCCTCTCCTCGGCGCTCTACCCCCTGTGGAAGATGCGCGAGGCCAGCGAGTGGCTGTACTGGCTGTGCGCGGCCAACCCCTTCAGCCACGCGGTGGAGCTGGTGCGCTTCGCTTTGTACGAGCGGCTCAACCCGCTGGCGCTGGGCGTGTGCCTGGGCCTGACGCTGGTCTTCGCGGTGGCGGCGGTGGCCAGCTTCAACCCGCAGCACGCGGCGCTGCGCCGGGCCGGCTGAGGCGGGAAAACTACTACTTTGGTACGGGTTTCCCTCTCCAACGTAGGATTTCCAAAGGCGCGCGGCTGGCTTGTAATGCAGGCCATAAGAATAAAGAGATGCCTGCCATGCGAGTCCTCATCGCCTCACTGCTGTGCCTGCCCGTCCTGTTTTCGGCCACCGCCCGGGCCGACGCCGAGCCGTCGCTGTTCTCCGCCGACGGCTACCGCACCGACCGCTACCGCAGCCCCACGCCCGCCGAGGCCGACCACGCCCGCACCCTGGACACCCTCGGCCTGCGCGAGCTGCTGGAACGCGACCCGCGCACGCAACTCATCGACGTCTACCGCCGCCAGTTCCTCGAAGGCCGCTTCATCGCCGACGAGCCCCACGCCAACCTGCCCGGCAGCCTGTGGCTGGCCAACACCGGCAACGGCGAGCTGGACGCGCGCTGGCAGGCCTACTTCGCCGACAACCTGAAGAAGGCGAGCCGGGGCGACCTGCACTGGCCACTGGTGTTCTACTGCCGTTCCGACTGCTGGTTGAGCTGGAACGCGCAACGGCGCGCCCATGCACTGGGCTACCGCAATCTCTACTGGTACCGTGACGGCATCGACGCCTGGGAACAGGCCGGCCTGCCGCTGCAACCCGCCGAGCCCGTGCCCCTGCCCTGAATCCGCGCCCGACAGCCCCTCCATAATCAGAACAATGAGGTGAATGGCCATGTACAAGATCCTGATCGCCGACGATCACCCGCTGTTCCGCGAGGCCATCCACAACGTCATCAGCGACGGCTTCCCCGACAGCGAAGTGATGGAGACCGCCGACCTCGACAGCGCCCTGGGCCTGACCCAGGAACACGAAGACCTCGACCTCATCCTGCTCGACCTGAACATGCCCGGCATGCACGGCCTCAACGGCCTGATCAACCTGCGCAACGAGGCGCCGACCATCCCGGTGGTGATCGTCTCCGCCGAACAGGACAAGCAGATCGTGCTGCAGGCGATCACCTACGGCGCGGTGGGCTTCATCACCAAGTCCTCGCCACGGGCGCAGATGACCGACGCCATCGAGCAGATCCTCAACGGCAACGTCTACCTGCCCTCGGACATCATCCGCACCCAGAAGAGCTCGCCCCGGCGCAGCCACCAGGATGAACACGGCATCCCCCGGAACTGCTCCAGGCGCTGACCCGCAAGCAACTGCTGGTGCTCGAGCGCATGACCAAGGGCGAATCGAACAAGCAGATCGCCTACAACCTCGACATCGCCGAAACCACGGTCAAGGCCCATGTCTCCGCCATCCTGCGCAAGCTCAACGTGCACAACCGCGTGCAGGCGATCCTCTGCGCGGGGGATATCGATTTCGCGGCGTATCTGCGGCGCTAGCGGTCACCTGGCCGACAGCGCAGCCGGAGCTTTCACCCGGGCTGACGTGCCCCGCCAGTCGCCATCCCGCCCTACCCTGCGAAGCCTGGACGCTTGCAGGGAGACCCGGGAATGTCGCGCTACCTCCGCTCACAGCGGGCCGGCTCGTACTACTTCTTCACACTCGTCACTGCAAAACGCCGGCCGCTCCTGACCGAGCCATCGGTACGCCAGGCATTGCGCCATGCGATCAAGGCGGTGCGGCTCGAACAGCCGTTCCGCATCCATGGCTGGGTGCTGCTGCCGGATCACCTGCATTGCCTCTGGGAGCTACCGCCCGGTGATGCCGACTTCGCGCGGCGCTGGTCGATCATCAAGCGCAAAGTCAGCCAATCGGTTCACCTGGCACCCACTTCGAATAGCCGGGTCGCACGTCGCGAATCCGGGTTCTGGCAGCGGCGCTTCTGGGAACACTGCATACGCGATGCCGACGACTACCGCCGGCATATGGATTACTTGCACTGGAACCCGGTGAAGCACGGCCTGGTCACCCGGGTGGCCGACTGGCCCTGGTCCAGCTTCCACCGCCTGGTACGAGAGGGCCTTTACCCGGCGGGTTGGGGCGATGCCGGGGAGCAGGACGGGGAATTTGGCGAATAGCCCGGAGCCTGTCGGAGCTCGCCGGAAGTACCGAGCGCGGGACCGGTGCGCGCAGCACACCCTACAAGAGCACATCAGCGCACGGAGCTTGGTTCGATGCACGGGGCTCGGCCGTAGGGTGTGCCGTGCGCACCTCAAAGGTGGGAGCGGCACGGAGCCTTTCGGAATGCGCCGGACGGACCGAGCGCGGGACCGGCGCACGGGGCTTGCCGTGCGCCCTTCACCCGCCCCGTTCGATCAGGTGGTTCATCGCGGCCTTGAGCTTCATCGGGCGGACGGGTTTGTGCATCAGGGTGTGGCCGAGTTCGCGCATCTGCTGGCGCAGTTCGTTGCTGTAGTTGGCGGTGATCATCAGGGCGGGCAAGGCGGTGCCGCGGCGGGCGTTGATGCTGGCGACGGCGTCGACGCCGTTGTGGTCGTTGTCCAGGTGGTAGTCGGCGATCAGCAGGTCGGCGTCGGCGTGGTAGTTGTCCACCTGGCGCGCCAGGTCCTCTTCCGAGAGTGCGGTGACCACCTGGCAGCCCCAGCCTTCGAGCAGGGTGCGCATGCCGGCGCAGATGGCTGCGTCGTTATCCAGCACCCACACCCGCGAGCCGCGCAGGCGCTCCACCAGCATTTCCGGGGTGCTCGCCTCGACCCGCGCCCGGGGCGCGCGCTTGGCCAGGGGCACTTCGATGCTGAAGCGCGAGCCGTGGCCAAGGCGCGAGCGCACCTGGATGCGGTGGCCGAGCATGCCGGCGATCTTGTCGACGATGGCCAGGCCCAGACCCAGGCCCCGGTCCTGCTTGGGCCGCTGCGAGTCGCCGCGCTTGAACTCCTGGAAGATCTCCTTGAGCTTGTCCTCGGCGATGCCGATGCCGCTGTCCCAGACTTCGATGGACAGGCTCTGCCGGTGCCGCCGGCAGCCCAGCAGCACACGGCCGCTGGGGGTGTAGCGGATGGCGTTGCTGAGCAGGTTGCGCAGGATGCGCGCCAGCAATTGAATGTCACTGCGCACCAGCGCCGAGCTGGGTACGAAGTGCAGACTGAGCCCTTCGCTGGCGGCCGCCTGGCGGAACTCCACGGCGAGGTTGTCGAGCAACTCGGCGACGGCGAAGGGCGCGATGTCGGGCTTGATCACCCCGGCGTCGAGCTTGGAGATGTCCACCAGGGTGCCCAGCAGGCTTTCCACGTCATCCAGCGAGTTGCTGATGTTGCGCACCAGCGCCGTGCTCACCGCCTGCTCGCGCTGCTCTTGCAACGCACTGGTGAACAGCCGCGCGGCGTTCAGCGGTTGCAACAGGTCGTGGCTGACGGCGGCGAGGAACTTGGTCTTCGACAGGTTGGCTTGCTCGGCCTCGCGCTTGGCTTCGCGCAGGCGCAGTTCCACCTGGCTGCGCTCGCCGATCTCGCGCAGCAACTGGTCGTTGAGCTGGGTGAGTTCGGCGGTGCGTTCGCGCACCCGCTGCTCCAGGTTCTGATAGGCCAGGTGCAGGGCTTCAGCGGTGCGGCGGCGCTCGGTGATGTCGCGGATCAGCACGAAGATGCCGACCACCTCGCCGTTGGCCAGGCGGTTGGGCACGTAGGAGCGCAGCATGTAGCGCTCCTGGCCGTTGAGGTTGGTTTCGGCCACCTCGAAGGTGACGCTCTCGCCGGACAGCGCCCGCTCCACATAGGGCTCCAGGCGCCGCCAGTGCTCCTCGCTGTGCACCTCGCGCAGGCGTTGGCCGAGCATGCCGCCACGGGGCCAGCGGTACCACTCCTCGTAGACCTTGTTGGTGAATTCGTAGACCAGCTCGGCGTTGAGGTAGGCGATCAGCGCCGGCACGTGGTCGGTGATCAGGCGGATCCAGCGTTCGCTTTCGGCCAGCGCCTCGGCGTGGCGATAGCGCTCGGTGATGTCGGTGAAGGTGTTGACGAAGCCGCCGGTGGGCAGCGCGTGGGTGCGCACCTCCAGCATGCGGCCATCGAACAGGCGCTGCTCCAGCTCGCGCACCGGGCGGCCGTTGGCGTCGCGGGTCTGTGGAGTGAGCAGCGCCAGCTCGCTGTCGGCCATCACCTCGGCGAAGGGCCGATGGGCCTGGATCGGCGCCAGGCCGCAGAGTTCGAGGAAGCGGTGGTTCCACAGCTCCAGGGTGCCTTCGGCGCCGACCATGGCCATGCCCTGGGAGAGGTTGTCCACGGCGCGCTGCAGCAGCCGCGACTTCTGCGCCAGGGCCTGTTCGCGGCGCATGGTTTCGCTGACCTTGAGCTCGGTGATGTCGGTGTAGAGGATCACCAGCCCGCCCTCGCGGGTGGGCCGCTCGCTGACCTGCACCCAGCGACCGTCCTGCAGGCGGTAGAGGCTGTGTTCGTTGTCGCTGCTGCGCTGCTCTTCGACGATCAGCCCGGTGCTTTCGGCCAGGCGCTTGATCTCCGAGAGCCGGGTGCCGCTGATAATGCGCGCTCGGCTGTGGGCCCAGAAGGACTTGAAGCGGCTGTTGAACAGGACGATGCGCTGCTCCTTGTCGAACAGCACGAAGGCGTCGGAGATGCTTTCGATGGCGTCCACCAGGTGCTGGTGGGCCGTCTCGGCGCGCAGCCGCGCATCGCTGAGCAGCTGGTTGCTGGCCTTGAGCTCGGACATCGCCTGGTTCAGCGCGTCGGTGCGTTCGCGCACCTGCTCGGCCAGCACCACCGAGTGCTGGAAGGCGGCGTAGGCGTCGTCACGGCGGGCCGCACTGGATTCGACCCGCTCGATCAGCGCAGCGTTGATGCGCCGCAGCTTGTGGTTATCGCTCTCCAGCTGGGCGATGCGCGCTTCCTGGTCAGCGGCCTGCATCGCCGGGGCGGCGTCCGATAGCGACACCGGTGAAGGTCTGGTTGATGTGCATGCCATTGAACTGTTCCCCGTAGGTGTTGAAACCGATGACGCGCTGGCGACGGAGGAATTCGCCGGTCTGCTCGACGCCGCCGTCGCTCTCGATCTCCAGGCGGCGCAGGAAGCAGTCGCAGCCGATGGTGAGCAGCGGCGGGCCGAGGCGTTGCTCCAGGCGCTGGAACAGGGCCTGGAGGTTGGGTAGCAGCGGCCCCGGGCGCATGCCGGTGAGGACGATGCCGTTCTCCACGGCGCAGTAGAAGCTGAGGCTGAGGTCGTCGTTGACCCGCTGGATGGAGCGCACGTAGTACTGGTCGTTGACCCGCACGGCCAGCGGGTGGGCGGCGAACAGGCGATGGTCCAGTGCGGCCAGTGGTACGCCGATCCACTGGGCGTATTCCTGGGCGGCGGGCTCGGCGTTGAGTTCGAAGACGCGGCGGCTGGCGCTGTCGGCGCGGGTGACCACCAGCTTCTCGTCGCTGGGCAGGATGTGGTGGGTGCTGAAGACTTCGAAATCCAGCTGGGTGTTGACCAGCACCACCACCGCCGCGCCGGTGTGGAACTGGCCGCCGTGGTAGACGTGGGTGTGGGTGAGGTGGTTGTCGTCGCCGGCCGAGCCGCCGAAATGCGGGATGCTGCCGAAGGCCGCGCTGAGGGCGGCGAGCACCACTTCCTCGCGGCTGGAGAGGCCGTCCAGCAGGGTCAGGGCGAAGCTGTGGTCCTTGATCGGCGCCAGGGAGTTGCTGCGGCAGTCGCTGACCAGGCGCTCCACCAGCTGCTGGGCATCGATCAGGCTGAAGCGCTCCATCTCGTCGATCAGCGCACTGCCGATGGAGAAGCTGCGGTAGTCGAAGCCCACCGCGCTGACGCAGCCGCGCCCGTAGCCGTTGGGGGTGATTTCGCCGGCGCTGGTGCAGCCCACCAGCTCGATGCCGCCGAAATACTGCTCCAGCGCCGCGCCCAGGGCCGGCAGGTCGTACTCCGCCGAGCAGAAGAACAGCACGAAGCCCAGGTGCGGGTGGATCAGTTGGCGCGCCAGGTCCTGGGCCACGGCTTCGGCCTCGGTGGCGCTGGACATGGCGGTGACCACGCCCTCGTCCTGGTGCTGTTGCATGGGGCGCCTCTCGCAAATGGGCCTGCAGATGCTGTGGATTCTACGGAGCGCCCCGGGGCTGCCCCATCCTTCTTGGGTAGCGACGGGCTCGTTCGAAGGGATGAGGCGGCACTGACGACTGCGTTCGACCTCGGGGAGCGGCCCGGCCACTCATTCGTTCCTGGATGGGTGTGCGCGGGATCTTCGAGGTGCGCGCGGCACACCCTACGCGGGGCTGCGAGTTCTTCGCAGGATGGGCGCCTTCGATAAGGGCATCAGGCATCAGGAGGTGCCACGGCCCGGCTCCGCCTGGTGGAGGTAAAAAGCGACCTCCACCCTACGCAGCGGTCGCGTCCATCGGTGGCATGACGCTTTCTGTAGCCCGCCAGGGTAGGAGCGAATTCATTCGCGAAACCACTCCCCATAGAACGCAAAAAAGGCGGGAGGCATGCGCCATCCCGCCAAAACACAAGGGAGCATTGCAGGGTGGGGCCTTACCAGTTGAGCACCAGGCCGAGGGCGACGGTGTCGGTGTCTTCGTTCTGCGCGGAGCCGGCGTGGCCGTCGATTTCGAACTGGTTGTATTCGGCCACCAGCTTGAGGTTGTCGTTGACGTCGTGGAACAGGGCGATACCGCGGGTTTCGTAGTCGGCACCGGTGTTCACCGCGCCGTTGCCGTCGTCCTTGGTCTTGCCGTAGGAGAGCGCCAGGCGGTTCTTGCCGAAGCGGTAGGAGCCCTGCAGCAGGTAGCCGTCGCTGTCCACTTCACGCAGGGTCGCCTCGCCGGCGTTGTTGGTGAAGAAGGGGTTGATGCCCTTGGCCTGGAAGCCGGAGCCCACCACCGAGAAGTCGCCCATCTTCGCCTGCACGCCATAGCCCAGGCCCTTGGAGGTGACGCTGTCCACGGCCGGGTCGGTGTTGTCGGAGGTCTGGTAGCCGCCGTTGACCCAGGAGTAGATCTGCGCGCCGCCCAGTTCGAACTCGTAGGTGAGCTCGGATTCGAAGCGCGGGTTCTCCTGGTAGGCCTTGCCGGTGGGGCTGTCATCGTTGGTGTCCACCGGGTCCATGATGCCCACGGCCAGGCGCAGGCCGTCGCTCTTGGGGCTGCGGTAGGTGATCTGCGAGGTGGGGAACGGATAGGGGTAGCCGCTGCCGATGTTGCCGAAGGAGACGCCACCGCCGTCCACCAGGCCCAGGGTGTCGCTGACCTGGCCGTACCCGGCGAGCATTTCGTCGAGGAGGATGTTGGAGCGCGCGAACAGGCCGAAGTCCTTGCCCACCAGCACCTCGCCCCAGTCGCTGCCAACGGTGCCGTAGAACTGGCGGACGTCGATGGCGGTGTCGGTGCCATTGGTTTCGCTGTCGTTGATGGTCACCCAGAAGGAGGCGCGGGCGCCGAGCTTGAGGTCATCCACCTGCTTGCCCATGTTGAAGCCGATCCAGTTGGGCAGGAAGCCCATCTTCACCCGCGACTGGCGACGGTCGAACTGTTCGCCGTCGCGGTCGACGTCGCTGTTGACGTAGAAGGCGTTGACGTAGCCGTCGGTGGAGAAGGTGGTGTCGTCCTTGTCGTAGAGGACGATCTCGGCCTTGGCCTGTTCCATGGCAGCCAGGGCCAGGCCGGTGGTGAGGGCGAGGGGCAGGAATCCGATGGTGACGTTCTTGTTGTTGTACATGGCGCTCTCCGCTGGGTGGGACGACTCGCTCGAGCCGTGACGGAGGCGATTATCGAAACGCCGGAATGCCCGCCATATGCGGCCTTGGCGCCATTTCGCCGGTGCTTTGGCGCGCCCTGTACGGCCCTGGCGGAAAGACCCGGACCGCCTCGCCGAGGGTAGCGGCGCGCAAGTCGCAACGGGCGGACGATGCCGTCGGCACGACCTGGGGAGGGGGTCGTACCGCTGCCTTGGTAGGGGATGAGGGGGGTGTGGCGGAGGCGCTAAGGGAGTAGGCGTCAGTGCCAGCGCGGGCCGGGGCGCTCGTCGTTGGCCAGCACCAGCCAGCCGCCACGGCCCTGTTGCAGGGCCTGCAGCGCGGCGAGCAGGTCATCGCGGGTGGCGTGTTCGAGGGCATCGGCGACACGGCGCGGCCAATCGGGGGAGTGGCCAGCCAGGTGCAGGTTCCAGGCACGCTCGGCGTCGTCCTCGCCCCCCTCGCGCAATTGCGCCAGCAGGGCCTGGCGCGCGGCTTCGCCATCGCCCAGGGCCTGGTCCAGCGCGGCAAGGAAGGTTTCGATATGCCCGAGCACCTGCGCCACCGTGGCGCTGGGCGATTGCACGCCGAACAGCAAACCGGCCTGGCCGTTGATCAGGCGGAAGCCGGAGAACACCGCGTAACCCAGTTGCAGCTCGCTACGCAGGCGCTGGTAGAAATCCGCCTCCAGGCAACGCGCCAACCATTGCCAGCTGGCTTCGGTGAGGGCGTGCCGGTCCGGCAGCGGGCAGAACAGCAGCAGCGCGGCCTCGCCCTCCACCGCGTCCGGGCGGTGCCAGCGGTAGCTGGGCGCCAGCACCGCCGGGGCGTGATCGCGGGGGAGCCGCTGGCCCGGCAACCGCCGCAGCAGGCCATGCAGGAGTTCGCGCTGCCCGGCGTCGAGACCGACGGCCATGACATCCCAGGCGGCATGCGCCCAGTGCCCGGCCAGGCGGGCGGGCGTTACCGCCCGGGCCACCTCGGTGCGAGGCACAGCGGCGTCCAGCACATCCGGCAGGTGCTGCAACAACTGGCGGATGGGCAATTCGGCGGCCTGGCGCTTGAGCCAGGCCCGGTGCAGGCGCAACCCCTGGTCACAGGCGGCCAGGGGCGGTTCGAGCAGCACCCTGAAGGTCGCGTCGAGCACCGCCGGCAGCATTTCAGCGGCACCGCGCAGGGCCAGCCGCCAATCCCGCCCCTGCTCGATGAAGTCGAGGCTGATGCCTTGCTGTTGCGCCCGGCTCTGGGTCGAGCGCAGCCCCCGCTGCAGGGCCTGGTAGAAACCCGCCGTGGCCAGCCCGGCGGGCAGGCGCCAGCGCAGGAACAGGGCCGCCCTCTCGGCATCGCCCGGGTGCTGGATCAGCGGCATCTCGCCCAGCGCCCCCAGGGCCGCCGGAACCGCGAAGGGGCTGAAGACCGGTACACCGGCGAAACGCCAGCGCACATCGATCGCCGGCCAGGCCGGGATGCCGGCTTCTTCCAGTTCGAGCTGGAACCCGGCCACCTCCACCCGCCCTTGCAACGGCTCCCCGCTGGCGAACAGCCGCACCAGCCGGGGCGGCGCCAACTGGGCCAGCAGCCGATGCAGGCTGCGCGCGTCCAGCGGTGCTTGCCCGGGGTCACGCTCCATCAGGCTGCGTGCCTGCTCCAGCGGCGCCGGTCGGGAATGGCCGGTGCGCATCGGGTGGCGCGCGAGCAGGTCCTGCCAGGGCTCCTGCTCGCGCAGGGCCGCGAGCCAGTGGAACAGCGCTGCCTCCAGGCGAGCACGACTGTCGAGATGAGCGTCGGCCAGGGCGATGTCCAGCACCAGCAACGCCTGGCCCTGGTCGAGATGGGGCACCGATAGCTGCAAGCCGTCGCACAGCCCCTGCTCGCCGAGCCAGGCCTGCAGGCTGCCATCGGCTTCGTCCTGCAGCAGCTCACGCAACAGGTCCACCGCCTGGGGCAGCGTGGCAGGCTGCCCTTCCAGGGCGAAGGCCAACCAGTAACGGGGTGCGCCGGGCAGGCACAGGCGCAAGCTGTGGCTGAACAGGGGCAACAGGGGCGGCACTTGGCGCTCAGCGGCCGGAGCCCCTGCGGGCAACAGGGCGCCGTGTCGCCGCGCCAGCTCGGCCAGCTCATCGAGAGGCTGGGGGCCCAGCAGCACCAGGCGCATGCGCGCGCCCTGGTAGTGACTGCGATGGAACAGCGCCAACGCGCCCTGGAATACCGGGTCGTCCACCGCCAGGCTGGCGCGGTTGCCGGCATGGAAATCCGCCAGCGGGTGCCCCGGCGCCAGCGCCGCAGCCAGGGCGGATTGGGCCAGGGTCGAGGCATCGGCGGCGCGCGCCTGGTACTCGGCCTGCAGCACCTCGCGCTCGCGCAGTTGCGCCTCGACCTCCAGCCGGGGCGTGGCGAGCATGTCCAGCAGGCGCGCCAGGCCGTCGTCCAGCGCGGCCGGCGGCAGCTCGAAGAAGTAGTCGGTGTGATGGGCCTGGGTGCTGGCATTGAGACGCCCACCGCAGGCCTGGATGAACGGCATCAGCCGCTGGTCGCCCGGGTAGCGATGGCCCCCGAGAAACAGCAGGTGCTCGATGAAATGCGCCAGCCCGGGCCAGGCTGCGGGCTCGTCGTGGCTGCCGGCCACCACCCGCACCACTGCCGCGGCCTGACGCGCGCCGGGCACATGGCGCAGCAGCACGGTGAGGCCGTTGTCGAGCACCAGGGAGCGGCTCGTGGGATCGGGAGCGGAGGTCATCCGGGCACCTTGGAAAATTTCGCTCAGCATCCTCAAGACTGGCCGACAGGGCAATGGTTCTTTCGGCGAGTGGTGCCGAGCGCCAGGTGAATTGACGCGCCACGCTGCCTGCGTCCAGAATCCGCGCTCCTTCCCGTGCGGGCTCCATCCAGCCGGGCGGCCACGCTTCCCGGCGTGGCGCCGGCCTCAGGTCCTCCAGTCCCGATTTCCGCACGCTGCGCCTCGCGCACCCGAATACCTGGCTTGCCCAGGACACTCTCAGAACCGAGCCCGTCGCCGCGAGCGGCCCGGCCTTCCCCTGCCCGCTGCTTGCGTGGGCGGGGCGGACGCCTGCGCGATGCCGTTCGCCCTTTCAGGAAACCGAGCAATGACAATGATCCGCCTCTCGAAAGCCGTCATGGTGCTGGCCATGGCCTTCTTCGCCTCGCTGGTGGCGTTCAACAACGTCACCGACTACGCCACCAACTTCGCCTTCGTCCACCACGTGTTCCTCATGGACACCACCTTCCCCGGCAACCAGCTGATGTACCGCGCCATCGAGGCGCCCTGGCTGCACCACGCCGGCTACATGGGCATCATCGCCCTGGAAACCGCCACCGCCCTGCTCTGCTGGCTCGGCGGCCTGCACCTGCTGCGCGCACTGCGGGCCAGCGACGCC includes the following:
- a CDS encoding ABC transporter permease; amino-acid sequence: MNAGAYWQCLRGIVGREWLRFVLQRSRFLSALVRPLLWLLVFAAGFRAALGIAIIDPYATYITYETYIVPGLACMILLFNGMQGSLSMVYDREMGSMRVLLTSPLPRPFLLGAKLLATALVSLLQVYAFLAIAWLYGVQPPAWGLLAALPALLLAALLLSALGLLLSNFIRQLENFAGVMNFVIFPLFFLSSALYPLWKMREASEWLYWLCAANPFSHAVELVRFALYERLNPLALGVCLGLTLVFAVAAVASFNPQHAALRRAG
- a CDS encoding YVTN family beta-propeller repeat protein — its product is MPRLPLTLLGAALLLASGATFAATAYVSNEKDNAVSVIDMDSLTVTASLPVGKRPRGLALSSDNRLLYICASDSDTVQVMDLATRQIIKELPSGADPEQFALHPNDRWLYISNEDDALVTVVDTQSSQVLAQIDVGVEPEGMAVSPDGKWAINTSETTNMLHWIDTSTQTLVDNTLVDQRPRHVEFDHDGKRLWASAEIGGTVTVVDVATRSIQKTLRFQIKGVHPDKVQPVGVKLTRDGRYAFVALGPANHVAVVDAKTLEVLDYLLVGRRVWHLAFSPDEKTLLATNGISGDVSVIDVDSLKVTRSIKVGRYPWGVVVAP
- a CDS encoding ABC transporter ATP-binding protein is translated as MNALEVEGVGFDYGPRRALDEVSFALEPGRFTALLGPNGAGKSTLVALLSRLYDLQRGDIRVAGHSLRRQPRLALRQLGVVFQQSTLDLDLSVEQNLRYHAALHGMPRQLAAARIDQELARQGLGERRRDSVRALNGGHRRRVEIARALLHRPRLLLLDEASVGLDPASRQALNHHVRQLCDDEGLSVLWTTHLLDEVRGEDALLVLDQGRLVASGTAGELSAAHGGGLAGAFGELTRPRARA
- a CDS encoding REP-associated tyrosine transposase, producing the protein MSRYLRSQRAGSYYFFTLVTAKRRPLLTEPSVRQALRHAIKAVRLEQPFRIHGWVLLPDHLHCLWELPPGDADFARRWSIIKRKVSQSVHLAPTSNSRVARRESGFWQRRFWEHCIRDADDYRRHMDYLHWNPVKHGLVTRVADWPWSSFHRLVREGLYPAGWGDAGEQDGEFGE
- a CDS encoding PQQ-dependent catabolism-associated CXXCW motif protein, yielding MRVLIASLLCLPVLFSATARADAEPSLFSADGYRTDRYRSPTPAEADHARTLDTLGLRELLERDPRTQLIDVYRRQFLEGRFIADEPHANLPGSLWLANTGNGELDARWQAYFADNLKKASRGDLHWPLVFYCRSDCWLSWNAQRRAHALGYRNLYWYRDGIDAWEQAGLPLQPAEPVPLP